The proteins below are encoded in one region of Holophagaceae bacterium:
- a CDS encoding MurR/RpiR family transcriptional regulator, with protein sequence MSASKNPLLNRLHSARGLSPSQRQIADCLIANINEAALWGVEELAAKSMTCVATVVRFAKKLEYSGYLEMRKALVSAAKKHYNRGERLLQAPMQASTTLLEVARRDMRNIELLVNSVDEKLLQRVVKQVMASHIRLVIGDGVSALMARQLAYLLVSTGLPVMEGNPHDFTGQVGVLTGKDLLIAISTTPYTRETLDAAAYAQKRGIPVLVFTDNLNSPLAKSATFTLPIPGENLLFSHSLTAFGVLAHAIATSIATSIASQDPQLARNKFRELERAARSKYAKE encoded by the coding sequence ATGTCCGCCTCGAAGAACCCTTTGCTAAACCGCCTGCACAGTGCGCGGGGCCTATCCCCCAGCCAACGGCAGATCGCGGACTGCCTGATCGCCAATATCAATGAGGCGGCCCTCTGGGGCGTTGAGGAACTGGCTGCGAAGTCCATGACTTGTGTCGCCACCGTGGTTCGCTTCGCCAAGAAGCTGGAGTACTCGGGCTACCTGGAGATGCGGAAAGCTCTCGTTAGCGCCGCCAAGAAGCACTACAACCGTGGGGAGCGTCTCCTGCAGGCCCCGATGCAGGCTTCGACGACCCTCTTGGAGGTGGCCCGCCGAGACATGCGGAACATTGAGCTGCTGGTGAATTCCGTGGACGAGAAGCTCCTCCAGCGGGTCGTGAAGCAGGTGATGGCCAGCCACATCCGCCTAGTCATCGGGGACGGCGTCTCGGCCTTGATGGCCCGGCAGCTGGCCTACCTCCTCGTCAGCACTGGCCTCCCGGTGATGGAGGGGAATCCCCATGATTTCACGGGCCAGGTGGGGGTGCTCACCGGAAAGGATCTGCTTATCGCCATAAGCACCACCCCCTATACCCGGGAGACTCTGGACGCGGCTGCCTACGCCCAGAAGCGGGGCATCCCCGTGTTGGTCTTCACGGACAACCTGAACTCACCCTTGGCCAAGTCAGCCACCTTTACCTTGCCCATCCCCGGGGAGAATCTGCTCTTCTCCCATAGCCTGACCGCCTTCGGCGTCCTGGCCCACGCCATCGCCACCTCCATCGCCACTTCCATCGCCAGCCAGGACCCCCAACTGGCCCGGAACAAATTCAGAGAGTTGGAGCGGGCCGCCCGCAGCAAATACGCCAAGGAGTGA
- a CDS encoding TonB-dependent receptor has protein sequence MAQGTTTSALSGTVLDQTGKPLQGVVVRVTSDSLIGGARSTVTSENGRYRIPTLPPGRYLIVVEAKGFPARKTSEVAELGKTTVVDFRLAPEASTVVEVVGQLRNEEMASTMTRNFRAEDIENLPIKRDIAAIAALTPGINLTVSSGARVSASGFGGDRDNSNAYLINGINVGDSSAGQAWVQVNPDWFEEVQIGGVGAGAEFGGFSGAYFNGVIKKGGNQFSGSLAGYYQKDSWSANRNSPDPSFPEITVRKVGDTASDLALNFGGPFIKDKLWYFFSIEAISIERTPVGSPVSEKRSTPRAMGNLTLQAAPSATLSLFMDYDTVETDHRGASRVLAPEATRKQEGPNFTYGLEWLQTLNSSMVLTLRASGYNGIDDHKAYNGEGYSLYVDGTVPANSSIPGYAKYVGFEQMNNTYQAFENTRSRVGLLASLDWFIASGKGSHALKFGLDIDRARDKERTWYPGGISLNALADGDTVYTDYVQVGGGWDFDTKLERNTFFMQDAWTVNDQLLLRPGLRLEQFKGGDQWNTTTIAPRLGFTWTPDAAKTFAIKGHFGRYYDGLSGASYDRAIPGAYPVEKRYWWPNYDDAQVVVLHNLANPLAEYPLPAFNEDTFRNRVSEQSNINPDTKHPYFDEIQFAVEKRFSKNWVAAASYVRRNGKDLIARFDRLPLSSSTTSVTNPLTSEVLTFRRPGFNSDLNLTPTRLLHHQRFQCQAYVHSHNSLRGRALHRGLGYELQLHQGQQQGQPPEIKWLLLRARMDRVPVQQ, from the coding sequence ATGGCCCAAGGCACGACAACCTCGGCTCTTTCAGGCACAGTCCTGGACCAAACTGGAAAACCCCTACAGGGGGTAGTGGTTCGGGTGACCTCCGATTCGCTCATCGGTGGAGCCAGGTCGACGGTCACCAGCGAAAACGGCCGATATCGCATTCCGACGCTCCCTCCGGGGCGCTACTTGATTGTGGTCGAGGCGAAGGGCTTTCCCGCCCGAAAGACGAGTGAGGTTGCTGAGCTCGGCAAGACAACCGTCGTTGACTTCCGCCTGGCTCCTGAGGCATCAACCGTGGTCGAGGTGGTGGGGCAATTACGCAACGAGGAAATGGCGTCAACGATGACCCGGAACTTCAGGGCAGAGGACATTGAAAACCTGCCCATCAAGCGTGACATCGCTGCCATCGCCGCCCTGACCCCGGGAATCAACCTGACCGTCAGCTCGGGCGCACGAGTATCCGCTTCGGGTTTCGGGGGCGACCGCGACAACTCCAACGCCTACCTGATCAACGGCATTAACGTCGGCGATTCCTCAGCGGGACAAGCCTGGGTGCAGGTAAACCCGGACTGGTTCGAGGAGGTCCAGATCGGCGGCGTCGGTGCAGGCGCGGAATTCGGCGGCTTTTCCGGCGCCTATTTCAACGGTGTCATCAAGAAGGGGGGCAACCAGTTCTCGGGCTCCCTGGCGGGCTACTATCAGAAGGATAGCTGGAGCGCGAACCGCAATTCGCCGGACCCCTCCTTCCCGGAGATCACCGTTCGCAAAGTCGGTGATACGGCCTCCGACCTCGCGCTAAACTTCGGCGGCCCCTTCATCAAAGACAAGCTCTGGTACTTCTTTTCCATCGAGGCGATCTCCATCGAGCGCACGCCGGTGGGAAGCCCGGTCTCAGAGAAGCGGTCCACTCCAAGGGCCATGGGGAACCTGACCCTCCAAGCCGCGCCCTCGGCCACCCTGTCCCTGTTCATGGACTATGACACCGTCGAAACGGACCACCGCGGAGCCAGCCGCGTCCTCGCGCCCGAGGCCACCCGCAAGCAGGAAGGTCCGAATTTCACCTACGGACTTGAGTGGCTGCAGACCCTTAACAGCAGCATGGTGCTGACCCTCAGGGCCAGCGGCTACAACGGCATTGACGACCACAAGGCCTACAACGGCGAGGGCTATTCGCTCTATGTCGACGGCACTGTGCCCGCGAATTCCTCCATCCCTGGCTATGCGAAATACGTCGGCTTCGAACAGATGAACAACACCTACCAGGCCTTCGAGAACACCCGTAGCCGCGTGGGCCTGCTGGCCTCCCTGGACTGGTTCATCGCCTCCGGGAAGGGCTCCCACGCCCTGAAGTTCGGCCTAGATATCGACCGGGCCCGAGACAAGGAAAGAACTTGGTACCCCGGCGGTATTTCCCTGAACGCGCTCGCGGATGGCGATACGGTTTACACAGACTATGTCCAGGTAGGCGGCGGCTGGGACTTCGACACGAAGCTGGAGCGCAACACCTTCTTCATGCAGGACGCCTGGACCGTCAACGATCAGTTGCTCCTGCGGCCCGGCCTCCGCTTGGAGCAATTTAAGGGCGGGGACCAGTGGAATACCACCACGATAGCCCCACGGCTCGGATTCACCTGGACGCCGGACGCCGCCAAGACCTTCGCCATCAAAGGCCATTTCGGCAGGTATTACGACGGACTTTCCGGCGCCAGCTACGACCGCGCAATCCCCGGTGCCTATCCGGTCGAGAAGCGCTACTGGTGGCCGAATTATGACGACGCACAGGTGGTCGTTCTGCACAACCTAGCCAACCCGCTGGCGGAGTACCCCTTGCCGGCCTTCAATGAAGACACCTTCCGCAACCGCGTGAGCGAGCAGAGCAACATCAACCCCGACACCAAGCACCCCTACTTTGACGAGATCCAGTTCGCAGTGGAGAAGCGGTTCAGCAAGAACTGGGTGGCGGCCGCGAGTTACGTGCGCCGGAACGGCAAGGATCTGATCGCCCGCTTCGACCGCCTGCCCCTATCCTCCTCCACCACATCTGTGACCAATCCCCTCACCAGCGAGGTGCTGACCTTCCGGCGACCTGGCTTCAACTCAGACTTGAACCTGACCCCCACACGACTTCTACATCACCAACGATTCCAATGCCAAGCGTACGTACACAGCCACAACAGTCTCCGTGGACGGGCGCTTCACCGCGGATTGGGATATGAACTTCAGCTACACCAAGGCCAGCAACAAGGGCAACCTCCTGAAATCAAATGGCTACTCCTCCGGGCGAGAATGGATCGGGTCCCAGTACAACAATGA
- a CDS encoding TonB-dependent receptor, with product MRTSYKAPWGTRFNASFVYLSGLHYTRFIRTSRLSNREYYYVNIEPLGSSSYDARRLLDLRASHRFGLGGKKAVEVFVDVFNVLNDAAVTSRGERYDSAYYNMVFDQEPPRTFRIGAKFLF from the coding sequence TTGCGAACCTCCTACAAGGCCCCCTGGGGGACGCGATTCAATGCCAGCTTTGTCTATCTCAGTGGTCTCCACTACACCCGTTTCATTCGGACCTCCCGCCTGAGCAACCGCGAGTACTACTACGTCAACATTGAGCCGCTCGGCTCCAGTTCCTACGATGCCCGCCGACTGCTGGATCTTCGCGCTTCTCACCGTTTTGGCTTGGGTGGCAAGAAAGCTGTAGAGGTTTTCGTGGACGTGTTCAATGTCCTGAATGACGCGGCCGTCACTTCCAGAGGGGAACGGTACGATAGCGCCTACTACAACATGGTCTTCGACCAGGAGCCGCCGCGGACGTTCCGCATCGGGGCCAAATTCCTGTTCTGA
- a CDS encoding cyanophycinase, protein MKQLFLVLALVFSGLKTGASVPPPKGTLVIVGGGGMPQDIMDAFLQAAGGRGGMVGIIPTSTEDPEGAIKEWRQDLDKAGLTLVAIDVRTREQSSLPENLDKARSCTGFWFSGGDQNRVGDKIVGTPLHRVIRERYEAGAVIGGTSAGAAIMSKLMLTGEDRNGIESLSEFGPGAYRTREGMGFPT, encoded by the coding sequence ATGAAGCAGCTCTTTCTTGTTCTTGCCTTGGTGTTCTCTGGCTTGAAAACAGGGGCCTCTGTACCGCCACCTAAGGGCACCTTGGTCATCGTGGGTGGCGGGGGGATGCCCCAGGACATCATGGACGCCTTCCTCCAGGCAGCCGGGGGCCGCGGTGGCATGGTGGGCATCATTCCCACCTCTACCGAAGATCCCGAGGGCGCAATAAAGGAATGGAGGCAGGATCTCGACAAGGCCGGGCTCACCCTGGTGGCCATCGATGTGCGGACGCGCGAGCAGTCCTCCCTTCCCGAGAACTTGGACAAGGCCCGGAGCTGCACTGGATTCTGGTTTAGCGGAGGGGATCAGAACCGGGTGGGCGACAAGATCGTCGGCACGCCCCTTCATCGCGTGATCAGGGAACGCTACGAGGCGGGCGCGGTGATCGGTGGCACCAGTGCGGGTGCGGCGATCATGTCGAAGCTCATGCTCACTGGGGAAGATCGGAACGGTATTGAATCCCTTTCCGAGTTCGGCCCAGGGGCCTATCGCACCCGCGAAGGCATGGGCTTCCCTACCTGA
- a CDS encoding DUF2817 domain-containing protein yields the protein MSVAPFLRSAGILLCLSTFGSAGLPQALIPVDHRAMHRTISYDEMSSFLQQIVRPGFITVTEEGRSTQGRKLFLVRLNRGGAKARFRVLYYAQQHGDEVAGKDAQLTLIRDLARHPDLLPEDVDLYLMPMLNPDGAEAHRRTNGVDADLNRDHLLMAQPETRALHQVARRIRPHLAVDSHEFGRDGDGYRAKGWEAWPIITMDGANHPLIPEYLKRAGMEAVASAAPLLQKAGHPYRRYSVGGPPPEEETRPSTPEVDDGRNGMGTLGALSFIIESGVRHRASDPQADLGERVDGYRILYQHLLGNRPWRNRIRKLAERARREPLPPFIATNVFWANRDGKVSTVKITEAASGRVLDVPTANDMTDLVVKGSVPTPRAYVIEASAAARFIPVLEAQGLRWETLVAPRRMRVERCRLLRLEEPYDDLYQRYKDRQIVERLAVADLDLPVGSLLVPLDQDLARRAIQLLEPCLLYGLYGYPGFRDLARPGASLPVSRVF from the coding sequence ATGAGCGTTGCTCCGTTCCTGCGGTCCGCTGGGATCCTGCTGTGTCTCTCCACCTTCGGGTCCGCCGGACTCCCGCAAGCGCTCATCCCTGTCGACCATCGGGCCATGCACAGGACGATCTCTTACGATGAGATGTCGAGCTTCCTGCAACAAATTGTCCGGCCCGGATTCATCACCGTCACCGAAGAGGGACGCAGCACTCAAGGGAGAAAGCTCTTCCTGGTGCGTCTCAACCGGGGTGGAGCAAAGGCGCGCTTCCGCGTGCTCTATTACGCCCAGCAGCATGGGGACGAGGTGGCGGGCAAGGATGCCCAGCTCACCCTGATCCGCGACCTCGCTCGCCATCCCGACCTCCTACCCGAGGATGTGGACCTCTATTTGATGCCCATGCTCAATCCTGACGGCGCTGAGGCCCACCGGCGCACCAATGGAGTCGACGCCGACCTGAACCGTGACCACCTCCTCATGGCCCAACCCGAAACCCGGGCTCTGCACCAGGTGGCTCGCCGTATCCGGCCCCACCTGGCTGTGGACAGCCATGAATTTGGCAGGGATGGAGATGGATACCGCGCCAAAGGTTGGGAAGCCTGGCCCATCATCACCATGGATGGAGCGAACCACCCGCTGATTCCGGAGTACCTCAAGAGAGCAGGCATGGAGGCAGTGGCCTCGGCCGCTCCACTCTTGCAGAAGGCGGGTCACCCATACCGCCGCTACAGTGTGGGTGGGCCGCCGCCCGAGGAGGAGACGCGCCCCTCCACCCCCGAAGTGGACGATGGCCGCAACGGAATGGGCACATTGGGAGCGCTGTCCTTCATCATCGAGTCCGGTGTGCGCCACCGGGCCTCCGATCCCCAGGCCGATCTGGGCGAACGGGTGGATGGCTACCGCATCCTATACCAGCACCTGCTCGGCAATCGACCTTGGCGGAACCGCATCCGAAAGCTCGCTGAACGGGCCCGGCGTGAACCTCTGCCGCCCTTCATCGCCACCAACGTGTTCTGGGCGAATCGCGATGGGAAGGTCAGCACAGTCAAAATCACGGAAGCAGCTTCGGGCCGCGTGCTGGACGTACCCACCGCCAACGACATGACCGACCTGGTGGTAAAAGGCAGTGTGCCCACTCCTAGGGCCTACGTCATCGAGGCCTCGGCCGCGGCGCGCTTCATCCCTGTGCTGGAGGCCCAAGGCCTGCGCTGGGAGACCTTGGTGGCGCCCCGCCGCATGCGGGTGGAGCGGTGCCGCCTGCTCCGCCTCGAGGAGCCCTACGACGATCTGTACCAACGCTACAAGGACCGGCAGATCGTCGAGCGCCTCGCGGTAGCTGATCTCGATCTGCCCGTAGGCTCACTCCTCGTCCCCCTTGACCAGGACCTGGCCCGCCGTGCCATTCAGCTGCTCGAGCCCTGCCTCCTCTATGGACTCTATGGCTACCCTGGTTTCCGTGACCTGGCGCGGCCTGGCGCCAGCCTGCCCGTGTCCCGCGTCTTCTGA
- a CDS encoding beta-aspartyl-peptidase yields the protein MLLLIKNADIYAPEPGGQCDLLIGGGVILGMEPNIRVPRKYCEVIDARNLKALPGFIDGHVHIMGGGGEGGFATRTPDLPLTDAIKGGVTTVVGCLGTDGQTRSMAGLLAKAKGLEEEGISTFVYSGSYGLPLRTLMPSLEDDLLFIDKVIGAGEVALSDHRSSQPTFEAFAQVVAMARRGGLLSGKAGIVNVHLGDGPRGLEFLRRILTETELSAAQMLPTHINRNPGLFEEGIAYAKAGGFVDFTTSTLPAYLEDGEIPCAEALRRMLEAGVDPGQITFTSDGQGSLPDWDRNGRLRGISVGRVTSLFPAMRQAVLEEGIPLQTALRVITQNPARILKLRRKGCLAPGMDADIVLVDPRDFEIRTVIAKGCLLMKAGRMQTKGMFE from the coding sequence ATGTTGCTCCTGATCAAGAATGCCGACATCTACGCCCCGGAACCGGGCGGCCAGTGCGATCTACTCATTGGCGGTGGGGTGATCCTGGGCATGGAACCGAACATTCGCGTCCCCCGCAAGTACTGCGAGGTTATCGACGCCCGGAACCTCAAGGCACTGCCCGGTTTTATTGACGGCCACGTCCACATCATGGGCGGTGGCGGAGAGGGGGGTTTCGCCACCCGCACACCAGACTTGCCTCTCACGGATGCCATTAAGGGGGGTGTCACCACTGTGGTGGGCTGCCTTGGGACCGACGGCCAAACGCGGAGCATGGCGGGACTCCTGGCCAAGGCCAAGGGCCTGGAGGAAGAAGGCATCAGCACATTCGTCTACTCGGGCTCGTACGGCCTCCCCCTGCGCACGCTCATGCCCAGCCTTGAGGATGACCTGCTCTTCATCGACAAAGTGATCGGCGCCGGCGAAGTAGCCCTGTCCGACCACCGATCGAGTCAGCCCACCTTCGAGGCTTTCGCCCAGGTGGTGGCTATGGCGCGACGTGGTGGATTGCTTTCGGGCAAAGCCGGAATCGTGAATGTCCATCTGGGTGATGGGCCGCGCGGGCTCGAATTCCTCCGACGCATCCTCACCGAGACCGAACTATCCGCCGCCCAGATGCTCCCCACCCACATCAACCGGAACCCTGGCCTGTTTGAGGAAGGCATCGCCTATGCCAAAGCTGGCGGCTTCGTGGACTTCACGACCTCGACCCTGCCCGCATATCTGGAGGACGGGGAGATCCCATGCGCCGAGGCTCTGCGCCGCATGTTGGAGGCAGGCGTGGATCCTGGCCAGATCACATTCACCTCCGATGGCCAAGGCAGCCTGCCGGACTGGGATCGCAACGGCCGCCTGCGGGGCATTTCAGTGGGCCGAGTCACCTCGCTCTTCCCGGCCATGCGGCAGGCCGTGCTCGAGGAAGGCATTCCCCTGCAGACAGCCCTCCGTGTAATCACCCAGAATCCCGCCCGCATCCTGAAGCTGCGGCGCAAGGGTTGCCTAGCGCCGGGCATGGACGCGGATATCGTCCTGGTGGATCCCCGTGACTTTGAGATCCGCACCGTCATCGCCAAGGGCTGTCTCCTCATGAAGGCCGGACGCATGCAAACCAAGGGGATGTTTGAGTGA
- the yfcC gene encoding putative basic amino acid antiporter YfcC, with amino-acid sequence MPHTLVIVGALIALVLILSWIVPSGEFERFEKVLPDGSRIKVPVDGTFHLLPKTYLGLQTLFLAPIKGFLDGAGLISFLLIIGGSFAVFQETGAVEQGIKRLMVHVQRHPAMEALFIPVLMTIFSLAGAVFGMAEELIPFIVIFIALSRALGYDSIVGTSIPFLGAAAGFACAFFNPFTVGVAQGIAGVPIYSGLGYRVVAWVVATGVVIAYVMVYAAKIKRNPELSPVRDIDLARGSTVSAESGDAWNTSHVLALLTFLGALILLVYGVLKYQWYLEAIAALFLGMGIFVGLIARMGPSTIAKHFIAGAKDMVGVVFIVACARALLVIANDARIMDTLLLYSSTAIRVLPRAMTAQVMFLVQCFINFFIHSGTAQAALTMPVLAPLSDLVGITRQTCVYSFSLSELINPILPTSAVTMGVLGAAKIPWDRWARWFLPLMLILVVLAFALLVPPTLFFYWGPL; translated from the coding sequence ATGCCCCACACCCTTGTGATCGTTGGAGCCCTGATCGCGCTGGTGCTGATCCTCTCCTGGATCGTGCCCTCGGGCGAGTTCGAGCGCTTCGAAAAGGTGCTGCCGGATGGTAGTCGGATCAAGGTGCCCGTGGACGGGACCTTCCACCTGCTTCCTAAGACCTACCTGGGCCTTCAAACCCTATTCCTGGCGCCCATCAAGGGCTTTCTGGACGGGGCCGGACTGATCTCCTTCCTGCTCATCATCGGAGGCAGTTTCGCCGTCTTCCAGGAAACCGGCGCGGTGGAGCAGGGCATCAAACGGTTGATGGTCCATGTGCAACGCCATCCGGCCATGGAAGCGCTCTTCATCCCGGTGCTGATGACCATATTCTCCCTGGCCGGGGCGGTCTTCGGCATGGCGGAGGAACTGATCCCGTTCATCGTGATCTTTATCGCCCTTTCACGGGCCCTCGGCTATGACTCCATCGTGGGCACCAGCATCCCCTTTCTCGGTGCCGCCGCAGGTTTCGCCTGCGCCTTCTTCAATCCCTTCACTGTCGGCGTAGCCCAGGGCATCGCGGGCGTCCCCATCTATTCAGGCTTGGGATACCGGGTGGTCGCCTGGGTTGTCGCCACCGGCGTAGTGATCGCCTACGTGATGGTTTATGCTGCCAAAATCAAGCGGAACCCAGAGCTCAGTCCCGTCCGGGACATCGACTTGGCCCGCGGATCAACCGTCTCGGCAGAATCTGGAGATGCCTGGAACACCTCCCACGTCCTCGCACTCCTGACGTTCCTCGGAGCCCTGATCCTGCTGGTTTACGGCGTCCTGAAATACCAGTGGTACCTGGAAGCCATTGCCGCCCTCTTTCTTGGCATGGGCATCTTCGTCGGACTCATCGCCCGCATGGGGCCTAGCACCATTGCGAAGCATTTCATCGCTGGTGCAAAGGATATGGTGGGCGTGGTGTTCATTGTGGCCTGTGCCCGCGCGCTGTTGGTCATCGCCAACGATGCACGGATCATGGATACCCTGCTGCTTTATAGTTCAACCGCCATCCGTGTGCTGCCCAGAGCCATGACCGCCCAGGTGATGTTCCTGGTTCAGTGCTTCATCAACTTCTTCATCCACTCTGGAACGGCTCAAGCCGCGCTCACCATGCCGGTTCTGGCGCCTTTGTCCGATCTGGTTGGCATCACGCGCCAGACTTGCGTCTACAGCTTTTCCCTATCGGAACTCATCAACCCTATCCTGCCCACCAGCGCCGTGACCATGGGCGTGCTGGGCGCGGCAAAGATCCCTTGGGATCGTTGGGCCCGCTGGTTCCTGCCCCTCATGCTCATCCTGGTGGTCCTGGCATTCGCACTGTTAGTGCCTCCGACGCTCTTCTTCTATTGGGGCCCGCTGTGA